The proteins below come from a single Clarias gariepinus isolate MV-2021 ecotype Netherlands chromosome 17, CGAR_prim_01v2, whole genome shotgun sequence genomic window:
- the il6st gene encoding interleukin-6 receptor subunit beta, producing the protein MLTPNTMKCTSLCSFGIVFFLTLSCAIGSFEKCVTIDPDSPRYITVELEKEFTAFCYIHNNKYSSDDVTWSFENFTIPRESYTKINKSVVALTVNIIKEMNNPLMCETTKQTASYEPRCVYGIYLKKGYPPLKPKGLKCVAHQDSESISNKLSCSWDPGTRDPLLNTSYTLHARSLPDTYTATSNNYLTSSLTVTLNIFPNHMQLTVWVVAQNELGVVKSDELTKDAEYFAKPNPPANVRIIPDSGFSTSLIVNWTHPIHETVFKLKYHIRYCKAGSSVWQEISQNLTKAYIQSFRLQFLQPYTDYVVQVRCIHHKDLGYWSDWSPNSTARTPEAKPVGRPALWRVYEKDTVVKLMWKDPIKPNGKLLGYDLEITKNGHSERHVINSTEYNFTLNNEETRVKITTNNSVGVSPAATLIITRPGKEFRSGVEQVNCSARDGLLWVSWLPASVRPSEYVIELVSVPNKEIVWQKALNSVSTVSFKDLKPFKRYNISVYPLYLHNKSYIPGAPGTAQAYLQEQAPLRGPTVNVTATGKNSAQLKWDEIPIDDQQGFITNYTIIYKTGNKEHKIGVLPNTYSWKLTELDSNSHYVVSIVVSNQNGSITGPGSNFYTKKYDDGEIDVIVVVVCLSFLFLVLFIMFIIIRKKELIKRRFWPQVPDPSHSTIANWSPDCPNKPNTPKESILTEVSVVEVDDGKSLCDEDKAVMPLKKDFSEERSSGIGGSSGMSTPRQSVSSNDEADSGQTTASTVQYSAVVSSGYKGQTPSTQAAMFSRSESTQPLLESEENSEHLSDTSSNDINSYFKRRKDLEQLHMDEGEEPSFGSLGFSPMEEEDSPTLTEDSPGPAPSYMPQQSGYRPQ; encoded by the exons ATGCTGACCCCCAACACCATGAAGTGCACATCACTTTGTTCGTttgggattgttttttttctcaccttAAGCTGTGCTATCG GTTCCTTTGAAAAATGTGTAACAATAGATCCAGATTCTCCGCGATATATTACAGTGGAACTGGAGAAGGAATTTACAGCTTTTTGTTATATTCATAACAATAAATACAGCTCTGATGATGTTACATGGTCGTTTGAAAATTTTACAATCCCAAGGGAGTCCTACACAAAGATAAACAAATCTGTTGTTGCTCTTACTGTGAATATCATTAAGGAAATGAATAACCCGTTGATGTGTGAGACTACTAAACAGACAGCTTCATATGAACCTCGATGTGTATATGGCATCTATCTTAAAAAAGGAT ATCCTCCATTAAAGcctaaaggtttaaaatgtgtTGCTCATCAAGATAGCGAAAGCATTTCTAATAAACTGAGTTGTTCATGGGATCCAGGAACAAGAGACCCACTTTTAAACACCTCCTATACACTTCATGCCAG GTCTTTACCGGATACTTATACTGCTACAAGTAACAACTATCTAACAAGCAGCctcactgtaactttaaatatcTTCCCCAATCACATGCAGTTAACAGTTTGGGTAGTAGCACAGAACGAACTGGGGGTTGTGAAGTCAGATGAATTGACTAAAGATGCAGAATATTTTG CGAAACCAAATCCACCTGCAAATGTAAGGATTATTCCAGACAGTGGTTTCTCCACATCCCTAATCGTAAACTGGACACATCCAATTCATGAAACAGTTTTCAAGCTCAAATATCACATCAGATATTGCAAAGCAGGGAGCAGTGTTTGGCAAGAG ATCTCCCAGAATTTAACTAAAGCATACATTCAGTCCTTCAGACTGCAGTTTCTTCAGCCTTACACTGATTATGTGGTGCAGGTTCGCTGCATTCATCATAAAGATTTGGGCTACTGGAGTGATTGGAGTCCAAATTCAACAGCTCGTACCCCAGAAGCCA AACCTGTTGGTAGACCAGCTCTCTGGAGAGTTTATGAAAAGGACACAGTTGTCAAGCTGATGTGGAag GATCCTATAAAGCCCAATGGCAAATTACTCGGATATGACTTGGAAATTACTAAAAATGGACATTCTGAGAGGCATGTTATTAATTCCACAGAGTATAATTTCACTTTAAACAACGAAGAGACTCGAGTCAAAATTACTACAAATAATTCAGTAGGAGTTTCACCTGCAGccactttaataataacaagacCTGGAAAAG AGTTTCGCTCTGGAGTGGAACAAGTGAACTGCTCAGCGAGAGATGGGCTGCTGTGGGTCAGCTGGCTTCCAGCCTCCGTCAGACCCTCTGAATATGTGATCGAATTGGTTTCAGTGCCTAATAAAGAGATAGTCTGGCAAAAAGCACTGAACAGTGTCAGTACTGTCTCCTTTAAAG ATTTGAAACCATTCAAACGCTACAACATATCGGTCTACCCACTCTATCTACATAATAAGTCCTACATACCAGGAGCACCAGGCACTGCACAAGCCTATCTCCAGGAACAAG CTCCTCTCAGAGGTCCCACTGTTAATGTGACCGCAACCGGAAAAAACAGCGCTCAGCTGAAATGGGACGAAATTCCTATCGATGATCAGCAAGGATTTATTACTAATTACACAATCATCTATAAAACAGGAAACAAAGAGCACA AAATTGGCGTTTTGCCAAACACCTACTCTTGGAAGCTGACTGAACTAGATAGTAATAGTCATTATGTTGTATCCATCGTGGTATCAAACCAGAACGGCTCAATAACAGGTCCTGGATCCAATTTCTACACAAAAAAGTAtg ATGACGGTGAAATCGACGTGATTGTCGTGGTGGTGTGCTTGAGCTTCTTGTTCCTTGTTCTTTTCATAATGTTCATCATCATCAGAAAGAAAGAGCT AATAAAGAGGCGTTTCTGGCCGCAGGTCCCCGACCCGTCCCACAGCACTATTGCTAACTGGTCCCCTGACTGTCCCAACAAG ccaaACACTCCAAAAGAAAGCATCTTGACAGAAGTAAGTGTGGTGGAGGTAGACGATGGAAAGTCCTTGTGTGATGAGGATAAAGCAGTAATGCCACTCAAGAAGGACTTTTCTGAGGAGCGCAGCAGCGGCATCGGTGGTTCGTCCGGTATGTCCACTCCGCGGCAGAGCGTGTCCTCTAATGACGAGGCTGATTCTGGCCAGACCACGGCCAGCACCGTGCAGTACTCTGCCGTAGTGAGCAGCGGCTATAAGGGCCAAACTCCCAGCACTCAGGCGGCCATGTTCTCCCGCTCCGAGTCGACCCAGCCCCTGCTGGAAAGTGAGGAAAATTCAGAGCATCTCTCCGACACCAGCAGCAACGACATAAACTCCTACTTCAAACGACGTAAAGATCTTGAGCAATTGCACATGGACGAGGGAGAGGAGCCCAGCTTTGGCTCTCTGGGCTTTAGTCCAATGGAGGAGGAGGACTCGCCAACTCTGACTGAGGATTCTCCGGGTCCTGCTCCAAGCTACATGCCGCAACAGAGTGGCTACCGGCCCCAGTGA